The following proteins are co-located in the Vicinamibacteria bacterium genome:
- a CDS encoding acyl-CoA carboxylase subunit beta has translation MAPRDRASELEERNRLALLAGGKERIERQHGAGKLTARERVEALVDDESFEELDRFVTHRAHDFGIGETRIPGDGVLTGYGRIDGRLVYLFAQDFTVFGGSLSEAYAEKVCKIMDLAMRQGAPIIGLNDSGGARIQEGVVSLAGYADIFLRNTLASGVVPQISAIMGPCAGGAVYSPAITDFTFMVRDTSFMFVTGPDVIKTVTHEQVTMEKLGGAITHNEVSGVAHFLADDDRHCLARIRELLSYLPSNNLEEPPRRETKDPWDREDEALDRLVPEEPERPYDMKELIQSVVDDGKFLEVHASFAQNLVVGFARVDGRVVGIVANQPAVLAGVLDIDASVKGARFVRFCDAFSIPLVTFEDVPGFLPGTNQEWGGIIRHGAKLLFAFAEATVPKLTVITRKAYGGAYCVMASKHIRTDLNFAYPTAEIAVMGPEAAVNILYKKELAQAKDADALRGERVAGFRKKLANPYVAAERGYVDEVIEPRKTRRKLATGLRSLENKRDRNPPKKHGNIPL, from the coding sequence ATGGCCCCTCGCGACCGCGCTTCGGAGCTCGAGGAGAGAAACCGTCTCGCTCTCCTGGCGGGAGGGAAGGAACGCATCGAGCGCCAGCACGGCGCGGGCAAGCTCACCGCCCGCGAGCGGGTAGAGGCGCTCGTCGACGACGAAAGCTTCGAGGAGCTCGACCGCTTCGTCACCCACCGTGCGCACGACTTCGGGATCGGCGAAACGAGAATCCCGGGAGACGGGGTGCTGACCGGCTACGGCCGCATCGATGGACGGCTCGTCTACCTGTTCGCCCAGGATTTCACGGTCTTCGGGGGATCACTTTCCGAGGCCTACGCCGAGAAGGTCTGCAAGATCATGGACCTCGCCATGCGGCAAGGCGCCCCGATCATCGGGCTCAACGACTCGGGAGGGGCCCGGATCCAGGAAGGCGTCGTGTCGCTCGCGGGCTATGCCGACATCTTTCTCCGCAACACGCTGGCCTCCGGAGTCGTCCCCCAGATCTCCGCGATCATGGGTCCATGTGCCGGGGGCGCCGTCTATTCGCCCGCCATCACCGACTTCACTTTCATGGTGCGGGACACGAGCTTCATGTTCGTAACCGGTCCCGACGTGATCAAAACGGTGACCCACGAGCAAGTCACGATGGAGAAACTGGGAGGCGCTATCACCCACAACGAGGTGTCCGGGGTCGCTCATTTCCTCGCCGACGACGACCGACACTGCCTCGCTCGCATCCGCGAGCTCCTTTCCTACTTGCCGAGCAACAACCTCGAGGAGCCCCCTCGTCGGGAAACGAAGGACCCCTGGGATCGCGAAGACGAGGCACTCGACCGCCTCGTCCCCGAAGAGCCGGAACGTCCCTACGACATGAAGGAGCTCATCCAGTCGGTCGTCGACGACGGGAAGTTTCTGGAAGTGCACGCTTCGTTCGCTCAGAACCTGGTCGTAGGCTTCGCCCGGGTCGACGGCCGGGTCGTCGGGATCGTCGCGAACCAGCCCGCCGTGCTCGCTGGTGTCCTCGACATCGATGCCTCGGTGAAGGGCGCGCGCTTCGTCCGATTCTGTGACGCTTTCTCGATTCCCCTCGTTACGTTCGAAGATGTCCCCGGTTTTCTGCCGGGAACGAACCAGGAGTGGGGAGGCATCATACGTCACGGTGCCAAGCTGCTGTTCGCCTTTGCCGAAGCCACTGTTCCCAAGCTCACCGTCATCACCCGAAAGGCTTACGGCGGAGCCTATTGCGTCATGGCGAGCAAGCACATCCGAACCGATCTCAACTTCGCTTACCCAACGGCCGAGATCGCGGTGATGGGGCCCGAGGCGGCGGTCAACATTCTCTACAAGAAGGAACTGGCTCAGGCCAAAGACGCCGACGCTCTTCGGGGGGAGAGAGTCGCCGGTTTCAGGAAAAAGCTTGCCAATCCTTACG
- the fsa gene encoding fructose-6-phosphate aldolase has product MKIFLDTANVDEIREAAMLGLVDGVTTNPSLLSKERDPYQDILARICEIVSGPVSAEVVAKDKEGMVREGRELSKIAPNIIVKCPLTAEGLKAVRVLKGEGIRSNVTLCFSVPQAIFAAKAGAYIVSPFVGRLDDIGIDGMALVRDVKQVYANYGYETQVLVASIRNPLHVIEAARVGAEIATMPAKVYQALLKHPLTDIGLERFLDDWKKALDVGAPAV; this is encoded by the coding sequence ATGAAGATCTTTCTCGACACCGCCAACGTAGATGAGATCCGTGAGGCGGCCATGCTCGGTCTGGTCGATGGCGTAACCACGAACCCGAGCCTTCTGTCCAAGGAGCGCGACCCGTACCAGGACATCCTGGCACGGATCTGCGAGATCGTCTCTGGACCGGTGTCGGCCGAGGTCGTGGCCAAGGACAAAGAGGGGATGGTGCGCGAAGGACGAGAGCTCTCCAAGATAGCGCCCAACATCATCGTCAAGTGTCCCCTCACGGCGGAGGGGCTAAAGGCGGTGCGAGTGCTCAAGGGTGAGGGCATCCGGTCGAATGTCACGCTCTGTTTCTCGGTGCCTCAGGCGATCTTCGCGGCGAAAGCGGGCGCCTATATCGTCAGCCCGTTCGTCGGTCGGCTGGACGATATCGGGATCGACGGAATGGCGCTCGTGCGCGACGTCAAGCAGGTCTATGCCAATTACGGCTACGAGACGCAAGTCCTGGTGGCGAGTATCCGTAACCCTCTTCACGTGATCGAAGCCGCGCGAGTGGGGGCCGAAATCGCGACGATGCCGGCGAAGGTCTATCAGGCGCTTCTGAAGCATCCGCTGACCGACATCGGGCTCGAGCGATTTCTCGATGACTGGAAGAAGGCCCTGGACGTGGGCGCCCCCGCGGTCTGA